A region of the Kribbella sp. NBC_01245 genome:
CTCACCGGCGAGGCCAGCGGCACGGTCAGCGCGCTCGTCGTCAGCCGGTCGATCTTTTTCGACGGCCTGGCGCAGATGTTCGAGAGCCTGTGGCGGTTCGCCGTACCGCTCCGGTCGACCGACCCAGAGCCGGGCACTGACCTGCCGTCGCAGGACGATGGCGTCCTGGTGGCAATGATGGCGGTAGGCCTTACCGACCAGGCGATCGCCCATCGGCTGGGCCTCGGCCTGCGCACTGTGCAGAAGCGGGTGCACCACTTGCTGGAACAGCTCAACGCCGACACCCGCTTCCAGGCCGGCGTCCGAGCCAAGGCCCGCGGCTGGCTCTAACCGGATCCCTGCAGAGCGGCGAGTACGGCGAGAACGCGTCGGTGGTCGTCCTGGGCGCCGTGCAGCCCGAGTTTGCTGAAGATGTTCGCGATGTGGCTTTCGACCGTCTTGAGGCTGACGGTCAGCCGGTTCGCGATCGCTGTGTTGGACCGGCCCTCGGCCATCAGAGCGAGTACGTCGCGCTCCCGCTCCGTCAACGCTGCAAGGGGATCGCTGGCCGAGTCCGCACGCATCAAGTGCCGCACGATCTCCGGGTCGAGCACCGTACCCCCGGCCGAAATGGTGCGCAGGGCACCCATCAGCGTCTCGACGTCGACGACCCGGTCTTTGAGCAAGTAGCCGAACCGCTCGGCATGACGCCGTAGCAATTGGGAGGCGAAGTGGGTCTCGACCGCCTGAGACAGCAGGAGTACGCCGAGCGCGGGCATCCGATCCCGGAGCTCGATCGCCGCCGCGGCGCCCTCATGCGTGTACGTCGGGGGCATCCGGATGTCGACGATCGCGACGTCCGGCTGGTGCCGATCAACGGCCGCGATCAAGCCGGTGGCGTCGGCAACGGTCTCGCAGACGTCGACGCCGGACTCGGCCAGCAGCCGGGCAAGACCTTCGCGGAGCAGGGCGGAGTCGTCCGCGATGACTACGCGCATGGGAGCACCGCCTCGACCCGAGTCCCGCCACCAGGCTGGTCAACGGCGGAGAGCACTCCACCGAGGGCGGCGACCCGGTCGGCGAGGCCCTGGAGACCGCGACCATGGGGATCGACTCCGCCCACCCCGTCATCGAGTACGGCGACACGCAGGTGGGACGGACTCGCCGAAACCCGGATCGTCACCTCGTCAACGCCAGCGTGTTTGACGGCGTTCGAGACCGCCTCGGCGATGACGAACCAGGCCCCGCTTTCCACGGACGCCGGGAATCGCTGGTCCACCACATCGAGCTTCATCCGCACGGGGATCCGGCTGGCCAACTCATCGGTCGCGGCCCGCAGACCGCCTCCGGCCAGGGCGGCGGGTTGCAGCCCACTGGCCAGATCGCGGAGCTCCTGCACCGTCAGCGCGAGATCCGTGATGGCTCGATCGACCTCGGCGCGCAGAACCGTGTCGCCGCCGTTGACGCGAGCGGAACGTAGCTGCAGGGCTATCGCGAGGATCCGCTGCTGAGCCCCGTCGTGGAGGTCGCGCTCCATCCGCCGGCGTTCGTCCAGATGCGCGCCGGCGAGACGGGCCCGCGACTCAGTGATCTGCTCCACCTGCCTGGCGAGTTCCGCCCGCAGGCCCAGGTTGTCGATCTCCGCGGCGGCCTCCTGGGCGACGGCTGCCACGACGGTTCGATCGCAGCGCGACGGGTCGAACTCGATGCGCGCGCTCACCTGCCCCCGACGTACGACATCGACCACGTCTTGGCCAGGCACGGCCACGCGTCCGTCCGAGGTGACCCAACCATCGTCGGCCGGGAAGAGCACACGCGCCTGCGGGTCGCCGGTCGCCTCGACGAGGAGAACGCCGAGGTCGGGCGCGGGAGACTCTGCGAGCCCAGCCCGCACCACCTGTACGGCGTCGAAGCGACGGCGGTTGAAGTGGCGGTCGACGACTCGGCGGGCCCAGGTGTACGCCGGCCGGGCGACCCCGGCCGCGGCCAGCGTGGCCAGGATCGTCAGCAGCTGCGAGTCGGCCCGTACGGGAATGCTCCTGGTGATGACCACGACCACCACACCGAAGACGGCGATGACCGCGCCGGTCGAGATCGCGTACGCCGCCGAGTCGGTGACGATCCGCTCCACGTCGTACAAGCGGTATTTCGCCACGGACATCGCGGCGCCCAGCGCGAGGGTGATGACGCAGACGCTCAGCACCCACCCGGCGGCTTCATCGAATCCGGCGTACGACGCCGCGAACGCCGCGACCACGCATGGCGCCAGCGGCATCGCTCCGGCCACCAGCCACAGCAGCTGCTGGCGTGCCTCACCCCTCGCCCGCCGGAAGGCCGCGACGAGGACGTACACCGAGGCAAGTAGGCAAAGGCCGAGCACGACCACCGAGACGGCGGCCAGCATCCCGATCGGTCCGGCGATTCCTGGGATCGCCCAGGGGCTGACGATCTCGTCGTGTGGTCGCTCGAGATGCGTGGAACGCAACAGGGCGGCAATTTGGTAGACCACGCCGGAGACGACGGTCAGGACCGGCAGGGCGCGGGACGTCGACCGGACGGCAGGGGTGAACTGGAGGCCGAGAGCCAGGAAGACGAACCACCAGACGAAGCTCGTGTCGCTGAAGGTGGCCATCAGCGGCCCGTTCGCGTTTTGGGCCGGGCCAAGCGCGAACTCGGTGTACAGCTCGGCGAACCCGCTCCAGGTCAGGCTGGTGCCGAGTCCCAGGAAGGCCCAGCCGGCGGGCTGGTCGACGACTCGCCAGGTGAGGAGTACGCCCACCGCCCAGCAGACCAGCATGGCGACGAGGTAGAGCACGTCCGCGGGCCCGATTCCCGGCACGCCGCCGAGTCGCTGGTGGATCGCGAGCTGCCAGGCGAAGAGCGCAGGTGCGAGCGGCCAGGCGACCACCCGTGCCAGCACCCGCGCAAACGTGCCCATCTCGTCATAGTGGCAGCAAAATCGCGCGGCGGCCTCAGGGACAGCCCTGATCCGAAGTCCGGTGCCCACTCGGTCGTTCGCGCCTCGGGAAAGTACGACGCTGGACGGACTTGGTCAGCTCGAATCTAGGAGTCCCGTCATGGCAACCAACACCTTGCCCACAGCAACCACTACCTCAGCGAGGAAGGTCGCGTCGGTCGCGTCAGCCCTCTTCGCCGTCGTCTTCTTCTGGACTGTCGGCAGCGTCGACGTACCGAAAAACGCTGATGACGCGAAGCTGCTCGATTGGTGGCAGCAGAGCGAGAACCAGTTGTCCGGCATCGTTTCGCAGTACTGCGCGATCGCCGCGGCCGTGTTGTTCGTCGTACTGATGAACTATTTCAAGGCGCTCACGGCGAAGACCGGCGCCGTGCAGTGGGCGACGTTCGCCCGCACGATGGGGCTGATCTTCAGTACGACGCTGCTTGTGTCCGCGGCGCTGCGTGGAGTGATCGGGCACCTGGTGAAGGTCGACGGAGAACCGCTCCCTGGTGTCGAGATTCTGCGCTACTCCACCGCCCTCAACTACAACCTCATGGGCAGCGTCACGATGACGGCTCTCGGCCTGACGATCCTCGCCGTCTCAGTCGTGATTGTGCGGACGGTTGTTCTGGCCAAATGGTTCGGGTACGTCGGCCTGGTGTGCTCGGCGATCATCCTGGCCGGGAGCGCGGCGATGATCGGGCAGTTCACGATTCCTCTCGCACTGCTCTGGGCCCTCTGCCTCAGCGTCGCCATCTGGCGCCAGCCCGCCACGGTGAACTGAGCAGCTTTCGCCAACCGGGCGGACGTTTCGTCCGCCCGGTGCATACTGGTTTTGTTGAGGGCGAGGCGGGGCAGATGGGCCTGAGATGGCGGTCGAGTGCCCGTGGCGCCGTGGAGCGTCGGGCCGCGTTGCTGGCTGAGCTGAGGCGCGTCGTCTTCGAGGCGCCCGCTCGGACGGAGCCCGCGATCCGTACGGCAGCCGCCACCGGTGGCACGCTGGCTGAGCCGTTGCGGTCGTACGCCACGAAGGTCCGCGACGAGTCCTACCGCGTGACGGATGCCGATGTCGCTGAGCTCAAGGCGGCCGGCGTCAGCGAGGACGAGATCTTCGAAGTCACCGTCGCGGCCGCGCTGGGTGCTGCCTGTCGCCGCGTGGATGCCGGTCTGCGGGCGCTCGGCGAGGAGGCCTGATCATGCGCCTGGCGATCCTGGACGACGGGCACAGGCTGCGGTCGCGGCTGTTCATGCGGGTGGTACGGCGCTTGAGTGGCCAGCGACTCGATCCAGTAGCCCAGACGGCGCTTTACCGGCCCCAGTTCTTCGGACGGCCCATGTTCGCCTTCGGCGGCGACATCTTGCGGGGACCGTCGTACTGGACCGCCGCCGAGCGTGAGTATCTGGCCGTGTTCAGCTCGCGCCTGAACGACTGCCCGTTCTGCGTACGAATCCACACCGAGTTGACCCGGATCGAAGGTGCCGGGTTGCTCGACGTGGATGACACCGGATCGGTGCGACCGCAGGTGGCGGCCGTGCTGCCGCTGCTGGAGAAGGTGACCCGCAACCCCGAGGGCATCGGTCGAGCGGACGTCGACGAGGTCCGCGCGGCCGGCGTCCCCGACGAGGCGATCGCTGATGCCCTCTACGTCAACCTGATCTTCAACTTGATGAACCGGTTGGCGAACGCCTTCGACTTCGCCTGGGATTCCGACGAACACGTCCGCCTCGGCGCGCGCGTGATCCATCGCATCAGCTACCGCCTCCCGAGCCTCTTGACCCGCTGATCACCTCTCTACGCAGGCGTAGTCTGATGGCATGCGGTTCGTGGAGCTGCGTCGGCACACCGAGAACGACGGTGATCGCCTGACGCCGCAGGGTATAGCGGATGCCGTGGCGATCGGTGCCCGCCTGAATCCGCCGTACGCCGCGTTCATCTCGACTGGTGCGGCCCGGTGTACCGAGATGCTGGAGATCCTGCGGCGTGCAGCCGATCAGGACGAGGTACCGATCACGGATGCGGTCGGGCTGCGCTCCTCGGTCGAGGACCGCTGGCGCGACGCGGCCCGCGCTGCCGGCAAAGGCTCGGACCTCGAGGCCATCCGGGCGGTCGATCCGGACCTGGTCGAGCGCGAGTCCTGGCTACTGGGCACGAGTTTGCGCCAAATCGTGGAGGCCCTGCCGGAGGGCGGTCGCGCGCTCGTCGTCGGCCACAGCCCGACCAACGAGGCCGCCGTGCTCGGCCTGACCGCCAAGGTCGTGCCCCCACTGGCCAAGGGCGCCGGAATCCTCGTGACCGAGGACTACGGCCGCTACAAAGTCGAACCCCTGCCTTGAGCCGGACGGCTGGCTTGGCGGAGGGCCTCTAGGACTGTGAGGACGGCGGGGCGGGGTGGGGCGCCGCGGCGTACGACGGCGGTGATCGCGCGGGTGACCGGCACGACGAGGGGTCGGGTGACGACGTGGTAGCGGGGGTCTACGGCGAGGCTCGGCAACATCGCGACCGAGAGGCCGGCCTCTACGTGCCGCAGTAGCGTCGCGTAGTTGCTGAACCGGCCGACCACCCGCGGCTCGAATCCGGCCTGGCGGCACAGCCTGGTGGTCAGGCCGGCCATATATGACTGGGGCCGGTCGAACGCCCACGCCTCATCGGCGTACGCCGCGAGATCGGCCGGTCCCCGGCCCGCGGTTGGGTGCCCCGGAGGAAGGACGAGCACGATCAGGTCGGTGGTCAGCGGGACGAGATCGAGGTCGGGTCCGAGCGGCTCCTCGACAAAGTCCGTGGTGGTGACGATCAGGTCGACGTCCCCGCTCCGTAAGGCGGCCAGGCTCTCGTGCGGCTCCAGCTCCAGCACCTGAATCTCGAGGTGCGGATACGACCGGGCCAGCCGGATCACCGCAGGTGTGGCCAGGCTGTGGATCGCGCTCGCGAACGCGCCGAGCCGGACCAGCCCGGCCGGTTCCGTACCGAAACTGCGCAGCTCGGCCTCGACGGTGTCCATGTGATCGAGGATCGCCTGGGCCCGGCGGGCCAGAATCAGCCCGGCCGGAGTGAGCCGGACCCGTCGGCCGGTCCTTTCCAGCAACTTGGTGTGGGTCTCCGTTTCGAGCAACGCGAGCTGCTGGGACACGCTCGAGGCGCTCAGATCGAGAGCCGTCGCGACGGCCCGGATCGTGCCGTGGGTCGCCAGCTGGTTCAGCATTCGGAGTCGCCAGGGGTTGAGCGTCATACCGGCATTCTTGTGCGGATTTTCTGAACAGCAAGTGCGGGAATGTGTGCTGGACGTGGTGTTCGGGTGGACTCTAGCGTCGTCGGCATGACGATCTGGACAGATATCGACCGGCATCTGGTTCGCTACGCGGGCCCCGGCACGTTCAGCCCCGAGATCATCGACCGCGCGGCCGGCAGCTTCCTGTTCACCGAGGACGGCCGCCGGATCCTCGACTTCACCTCTGGCCAGATGAGCGCGATCCTTGGGCACTCGCATCCCGACATCGTCGCCACGGTCCGGCGCCAGATCGGCACCCTCGACCACCTGTTCAGCGGGATGCTGAGCCGCCCGGTGGTCGATCTCGCCCGCCGGCTCGCCGGGACCCTGCCCGACCCGCTGGAGAAGGTGCAGTTGCTGACGACGGGCGCGGAGTCGAACGAGGCCGCGATCCGGATGGCCAAGCTCGTCACCGGCAAACACGAGATCGTCTCGTTCGCCCGGTCGTGGCACGGCATGACCCAGGCGGCCGCCAACGCGACGTACAGTGCCGGGCGCAAGGGGTACGGGCCGGCCGGGCCGGGGAACTTCGCCATCCCGGCGCCCAACACGTACCGGCCGGACTTCACCACCGCGGCCGGCGAACTCGACTGGCAACGGCAACTGGACTTCGGCTTCGACCTGATCGACGCGCAGTCCGTCGGCAGCCTCGCCGCCTGCATCGTGGAACCGATCCTGAGCTCCGGCGGCATTCTCGAACCACCCGTCGGCTACTTCGCCGCGCTGCAACAGAAGTGCCGCGAGCGGGAGATGCTGCTGATCGTCGACGAAGCGCAGACCGGGCTCTGCCGGACCGGAAGCTGGTACGCCTTCGAGCGAGACGACGTCGTACCGGACATTCTCACGCTGTCCAAGACACTCGGGGCCGGTCTCCCGATCGCCGCCGTGATCACCAGCGCCGAGATCGAGGCGGCCGCCCACGACCGCGACTACCTCTTCTTCACCACCCACGTCTCGGATCCATTGGTCGCGGCCGTCGGCAACACCGTGCTCGACGTCCTGATCCGGGACCGGCTCGACGAACGGTCCGCGAAACTCGGCACCTTCCTCCGGCAAGGACTCGAGACGCTGGCCGATCGCCATCCGATCGTCGGTGACGTCCGCGGCCGGGGCTTGCTGGCCGGCCTGGAGTTGGTCGCGGACGGCGCCGACGAACTCGGCGCCCAGGTGACCCGGCGGTGCCTCGAACTCGGGCTGCACATGAACATCGTCCAGCTCCCCGGCATGGGCGGCGTATTCCGGATCGCGCCACCCCTGACCGCCACCGAAGACGAGCTGTCCCTAGGCCTGGAGATCCTCGACCAGGCCCTGGCCGACGCCGGCCGGTCTAGGCGTTGCTGACCGAGGGCCCGGGCGAGCTCGACGCAGGCTCGGCCGTGGGATAGGGCCTCCTCGCAGCGGACTAACCACCGGCTCAAGCGACCGGTGGTTGGTCCGTGACGGTGTGATACTGCGTTGGGTGAAGATCAAGGACGAGCCGCTCGACGACTTCGAGGCTGCGCTGGCCGATGTCGCGGACGTGCCTGACTGGCGAGCCGTCTGGGGCCCTCGGGCTGGTGGAGGCCCTTCGGCTCTGGCTGAGCTGCGGGAGCGGGTGCTGGCGGCGACGGGGTGGAGCGCTGAGCCCGTGTCCGGGGATGCGGATATGCGGCAGACCGGGTGGTCATTCACGACCCCGCGCGGTTCGTTGGTGGTAGTCGGCGCGGACACCGCGTCCTTCGCGATCAGCCGCGGCGGTTGGTCGGCGTACAGGTTGAGCCAAGAGGACTATCCCGAGGCGCTGCGGATTTTGCAGCACCAGCAATGGCCTCGGTATCTGGAGCTGGTGCGCGGTCGGCTGGGGGAGCCGACGTACGTCGGGAGCTGCGTGGACCCGGGCTTCCCGACCGAGGAGTGGCAGGACGAGTACGACGCTCGCCAGGTCGGGTATCTCGCGGTCTGGCGACGACCAGGTCTGGAGTTCCACCTCTACGCATCGCACGCCGGCTTGGAGTTCGACCCGAAGCATCCGGCGATGAGCGTGCAGCACCGGGTGCGCAGCCGTCGAGGCAACGACGAGTGAAGCGGTCGCTGGCCGAGACTCTGGATGTGCTCGACGCCGAGCACTTCGATCGCGCACGCGCAGCTACGGTCAGCCGAACCCCTGAGCCGAAGACCGTGGCCGAGAGCGAGGCGTTGTTCGAGCAGGCCCGGCTGGAGCTCGTCGCCCGCGGCGTACCGCTGGAGTCTCAGCATGACCTGGCCCACTGGCTCGCGGACGGCATCGAGGCCACCCGGCGTGGCGAACGCTGGTTTGACGTGGACGCCGGTCCGGAGGCGACCCGGCTGTTCTGGGCCGGGCCGACGCTCGACCCGAAGACGGGGGATCCGGTCCGGTCGGAAGACGGCGAGCTCAGCAATATGCAGCTGGCGGAGCTGATCGCCGTCGAGAATCCCGACATCGTGTTGCTGGAGAGCACCACCGACGGCGGCACCATCGAGCGCATGCAGCTGTGGTCCGAGGTGTCGCCGGATCACCTCCAGGCGTTGCGCAGTGAGGATCCCGAGCTGGACGCCAAGATCCGCGTGATGGAGGAGGCCAGGCCTGGTGACGGTTATGCGTTCCAGCGCGAGGTCTGGTCCTGCATGTCGGCTCAGTACGCCCGGGACACCGCTGCGGCGATGGAGGCGAACCCCGCGCTCGAGACCGGCGTGGTCTGCCAGCAGCCGTGGCGGAACACGGAGTACTACGCGGTCGAGTACCCGCAGTTGCGTGCGTATGGCGACCGCGTTTGGTACACCGCACAGGTCCGCACGCCCGGCGAAAACGGCACCTTCAATCCGACACCGGGCCCGGTGACGGACCGCGCCCTGACCGCA
Encoded here:
- a CDS encoding response regulator transcription factor, translated to MRVVIADDSALLREGLARLLAESGVDVCETVADATGLIAAVDRHQPDVAIVDIRMPPTYTHEGAAAAIELRDRMPALGVLLLSQAVETHFASQLLRRHAERFGYLLKDRVVDVETLMGALRTISAGGTVLDPEIVRHLMRADSASDPLAALTERERDVLALMAEGRSNTAIANRLTVSLKTVESHIANIFSKLGLHGAQDDHRRVLAVLAALQGSG
- a CDS encoding sensor histidine kinase gives rise to the protein MGTFARVLARVVAWPLAPALFAWQLAIHQRLGGVPGIGPADVLYLVAMLVCWAVGVLLTWRVVDQPAGWAFLGLGTSLTWSGFAELYTEFALGPAQNANGPLMATFSDTSFVWWFVFLALGLQFTPAVRSTSRALPVLTVVSGVVYQIAALLRSTHLERPHDEIVSPWAIPGIAGPIGMLAAVSVVVLGLCLLASVYVLVAAFRRARGEARQQLLWLVAGAMPLAPCVVAAFAASYAGFDEAAGWVLSVCVITLALGAAMSVAKYRLYDVERIVTDSAAYAISTGAVIAVFGVVVVVITRSIPVRADSQLLTILATLAAAGVARPAYTWARRVVDRHFNRRRFDAVQVVRAGLAESPAPDLGVLLVEATGDPQARVLFPADDGWVTSDGRVAVPGQDVVDVVRRGQVSARIEFDPSRCDRTVVAAVAQEAAAEIDNLGLRAELARQVEQITESRARLAGAHLDERRRMERDLHDGAQQRILAIALQLRSARVNGGDTVLRAEVDRAITDLALTVQELRDLASGLQPAALAGGGLRAATDELASRIPVRMKLDVVDQRFPASVESGAWFVIAEAVSNAVKHAGVDEVTIRVSASPSHLRVAVLDDGVGGVDPHGRGLQGLADRVAALGGVLSAVDQPGGGTRVEAVLPCA
- a CDS encoding carboxymuconolactone decarboxylase family protein, whose translation is MRLAILDDGHRLRSRLFMRVVRRLSGQRLDPVAQTALYRPQFFGRPMFAFGGDILRGPSYWTAAEREYLAVFSSRLNDCPFCVRIHTELTRIEGAGLLDVDDTGSVRPQVAAVLPLLEKVTRNPEGIGRADVDEVRAAGVPDEAIADALYVNLIFNLMNRLANAFDFAWDSDEHVRLGARVIHRISYRLPSLLTR
- a CDS encoding LysR family transcriptional regulator; this translates as MTLNPWRLRMLNQLATHGTIRAVATALDLSASSVSQQLALLETETHTKLLERTGRRVRLTPAGLILARRAQAILDHMDTVEAELRSFGTEPAGLVRLGAFASAIHSLATPAVIRLARSYPHLEIQVLELEPHESLAALRSGDVDLIVTTTDFVEEPLGPDLDLVPLTTDLIVLVLPPGHPTAGRGPADLAAYADEAWAFDRPQSYMAGLTTRLCRQAGFEPRVVGRFSNYATLLRHVEAGLSVAMLPSLAVDPRYHVVTRPLVVPVTRAITAVVRRGAPPRPAVLTVLEALRQASRPAQGRGSTL
- a CDS encoding aspartate aminotransferase family protein — its product is MTIWTDIDRHLVRYAGPGTFSPEIIDRAAGSFLFTEDGRRILDFTSGQMSAILGHSHPDIVATVRRQIGTLDHLFSGMLSRPVVDLARRLAGTLPDPLEKVQLLTTGAESNEAAIRMAKLVTGKHEIVSFARSWHGMTQAAANATYSAGRKGYGPAGPGNFAIPAPNTYRPDFTTAAGELDWQRQLDFGFDLIDAQSVGSLAACIVEPILSSGGILEPPVGYFAALQQKCREREMLLIVDEAQTGLCRTGSWYAFERDDVVPDILTLSKTLGAGLPIAAVITSAEIEAAAHDRDYLFFTTHVSDPLVAAVGNTVLDVLIRDRLDERSAKLGTFLRQGLETLADRHPIVGDVRGRGLLAGLELVADGADELGAQVTRRCLELGLHMNIVQLPGMGGVFRIAPPLTATEDELSLGLEILDQALADAGRSRRC